Proteins found in one Exiguobacterium sp. 9-2 genomic segment:
- a CDS encoding thioredoxin domain-containing protein, with product MSNRLIHETSPYLLQHAHHPVDWYPWGEDAFTAARETGKPIFLSIGYSTCHWCHVLAHESFEDEETARLLNERYISIKVDREERPDIDHLYMTAAQVMNGQGGWPLSVFMTADQQPFYIGTYFPKTPQFNRPSFRQVTLQLSEQFRRSPEKIAQVGQNMSQTLRDVLQPATSTRTWDESIIHDTFDQAMRQFDRQHGGFGEAPKFPSPALLRFLLDYYQFAEDETALHMVMRSLIAMRDGGMTDQVGYGLFRYTVDAKWEIPHFEKMLYDNAWFATVCIETYQASGQTRFRRYAEEVLTFVEQELTAPDGTFYAALDADSEGGEGHFYTFTERELTDLLGPNALFPRFYHASASGNFEGRNVFYRTGRTLEAFARSIHLSLAETASQLEHERQILLRARNERMRPFRDDKRLTSWNAMMISTFAKAGRVLGEPHYTHVATRAMTSLERFVRTEQHLAVHYRDGQATGHGFLDDYAYMIDAHLELFQSTHHALHLKEALAFADVLQDQFQTADGYFYLTSSRSDKLLVRPLDLYDGVTPAGNSIALNALFTLSRLTGRLVYQKSAERALATLIEEVEQQPTGFASLVSTFTYRQMEPKELIILLPEEVAIPLEIEQLQQLRLPEVALLIGTKRDLLPHVPLLAEYPEPDAPTAYLCHDFSCERPTTRLTEILARLNI from the coding sequence ATGTCGAATCGACTTATCCATGAAACGAGTCCCTATCTATTGCAACATGCCCACCACCCTGTCGATTGGTACCCCTGGGGTGAGGATGCCTTCACTGCCGCGCGTGAGACTGGTAAGCCAATCTTTTTATCAATCGGGTATTCGACGTGCCACTGGTGCCATGTGCTGGCACACGAAAGTTTCGAAGATGAAGAAACGGCACGACTCTTAAATGAACGCTATATCTCGATCAAAGTCGACCGAGAAGAACGTCCCGACATCGATCATTTGTACATGACGGCTGCTCAAGTCATGAACGGACAAGGCGGCTGGCCGCTGAGCGTCTTCATGACAGCGGATCAACAGCCATTTTATATCGGCACGTATTTTCCAAAAACGCCTCAGTTCAATCGTCCGAGTTTTCGTCAAGTGACACTCCAGCTCAGCGAACAATTCCGCCGTTCACCAGAGAAAATCGCACAAGTCGGTCAGAATATGTCGCAGACGCTTCGCGACGTATTGCAGCCTGCGACGTCTACCCGTACTTGGGATGAATCGATCATTCATGACACTTTCGATCAAGCGATGCGACAATTTGATCGTCAACATGGCGGATTCGGAGAGGCGCCGAAGTTCCCGTCGCCTGCCCTGCTCCGTTTCTTGCTCGATTATTATCAGTTCGCGGAAGACGAGACGGCACTTCATATGGTCATGCGATCGCTGATCGCGATGCGTGACGGCGGGATGACGGACCAAGTCGGCTACGGTCTATTCCGCTACACGGTCGATGCCAAGTGGGAAATTCCTCATTTCGAGAAGATGCTCTATGACAATGCCTGGTTTGCGACAGTATGCATCGAAACGTATCAAGCATCGGGTCAAACTCGCTTCCGTCGCTACGCAGAAGAAGTGCTGACGTTTGTAGAACAGGAATTGACCGCACCGGACGGCACCTTTTATGCTGCACTGGATGCAGATAGCGAAGGGGGCGAAGGACATTTTTATACGTTCACGGAGCGTGAGCTGACCGACTTGCTCGGACCAAACGCGCTGTTCCCCCGCTTCTATCATGCTTCAGCATCGGGAAACTTTGAGGGACGGAACGTCTTTTACCGGACAGGACGAACACTCGAGGCATTCGCACGTTCTATTCACTTATCGCTTGCTGAAACAGCGTCGCAACTCGAACACGAGCGCCAAATTCTTCTTCGTGCGCGAAATGAACGCATGCGTCCATTCCGTGATGATAAACGGTTGACATCGTGGAATGCGATGATGATTTCGACGTTCGCTAAAGCCGGCCGTGTCCTTGGCGAACCGCATTATACGCATGTCGCAACGCGTGCCATGACGTCCCTCGAACGATTCGTTCGTACTGAACAGCATCTTGCAGTCCATTACCGCGATGGACAAGCGACCGGTCACGGTTTCCTCGATGACTATGCGTACATGATTGATGCACATCTTGAACTATTCCAGTCTACACACCATGCTCTCCATCTAAAGGAAGCTTTAGCATTTGCAGATGTGCTGCAGGACCAGTTCCAGACAGCAGATGGTTATTTTTATCTGACGTCGTCACGCTCCGACAAACTACTTGTTCGTCCACTCGATCTGTATGATGGCGTCACACCTGCCGGAAATAGCATTGCCTTGAACGCCCTTTTCACGCTCAGTCGTCTTACTGGTCGTCTCGTTTATCAAAAGAGTGCTGAACGGGCTCTCGCAACCTTAATAGAGGAAGTCGAGCAACAACCGACTGGATTCGCCTCACTTGTCAGTACCTTCACCTACCGGCAGATGGAACCGAAGGAATTGATTATCTTGCTTCCGGAAGAAGTAGCTATCCCGCTCGAAATCGAGCAACTGCAACAGTTACGCTTACCGGAAGTTGCTTTGTTGATCGGTACAAAGCGCGACCTTCTTCCGCACGTCCCACTGCTTGCGGAGTATCCAGAACCAGACGCACCAACGGCTTATCTCTGTCATGATTTTTCCTGCGAACGTCCGACGACGCGTTTAACGGAAATCCTCGCACGTCTCAATATCTAA
- a CDS encoding CAP domain-containing protein, whose amino-acid sequence MKKWLIIGVAAVAFFGYENIPMEQAEADYPKSGGKLIDRYSSEYPGYDWEVRRTSTEEFVALTKDGKDYGKYRFKNGVTTQGAVLNKDTESSLKKKGWTAVKSYRKGNTNYMLNLDHAAVYEKKGNYVTYFFDQHDGNKVKATLAIPKDVEAKKKGFYGTSSNALRTTDEKLMLRLMNWERADYKLNPLAPYTALKPVTRGHSENMAKHNFFSHTDPQGRDPFDRMKRGGIMFSYAGENLSMGYPNVFAAHWGLMNSQGHRENILKKEYKQADVGVAFRDNAPYFTINFRTP is encoded by the coding sequence ATGAAAAAATGGTTGATCATCGGAGTAGCAGCGGTAGCCTTTTTCGGCTACGAAAACATTCCAATGGAACAGGCAGAAGCCGATTACCCGAAAAGTGGCGGCAAGCTGATTGATCGATATAGCAGTGAGTATCCCGGATATGACTGGGAAGTCAGACGGACTTCAACGGAAGAATTCGTCGCCTTAACGAAGGATGGTAAGGACTACGGAAAATATCGTTTCAAAAACGGTGTGACGACACAAGGTGCAGTATTGAATAAGGATACGGAATCCTCTTTGAAGAAAAAGGGTTGGACCGCAGTGAAATCCTATCGTAAAGGCAACACAAACTACATGCTGAATCTGGACCATGCCGCCGTTTATGAGAAGAAAGGCAACTATGTGACGTACTTTTTCGATCAACATGACGGCAATAAAGTCAAAGCGACACTTGCGATTCCGAAAGACGTCGAAGCGAAGAAAAAAGGCTTCTACGGTACGTCGTCAAATGCGCTACGGACGACGGATGAGAAATTGATGCTTCGCTTGATGAACTGGGAACGCGCTGACTATAAGTTGAATCCGTTAGCACCGTACACAGCATTGAAGCCGGTCACCCGTGGTCATAGCGAAAACATGGCGAAACATAATTTCTTCTCGCATACGGATCCACAAGGTCGTGATCCGTTCGACCGGATGAAACGCGGGGGAATCATGTTCAGCTATGCTGGCGAAAATCTCTCGATGGGGTATCCGAACGTCTTTGCCGCGCATTGGGGTCTAATGAATTCACAAGGACACCGAGAAAATATTTTGAAAAAAGAGTACAAGCAAGCTGATGTCGGTGTGGCATTCCGAGACAACGCACCGTACTTCACGATCAATTTCCGAACACCTTAA
- a CDS encoding GNAT family N-acetyltransferase produces MEIRRLNPEDAVLYKALRLEALQNHPEAFGSDYEAEKDRPVDQYAARFQSEQAATFGAFHKAQLVGVVTVVCSELDKMRHRANLFAMYVTPSIRKQQVGQQLVQEALRALEERPWIEQVHLSVVRTNEAAKALYRSLGFESYAIEPRALKIDSTYHDEELMWYRF; encoded by the coding sequence TTGGAAATCCGTCGATTGAATCCAGAAGATGCAGTACTCTATAAAGCATTGCGATTAGAAGCATTACAGAATCATCCGGAAGCGTTCGGCTCCGATTATGAAGCGGAAAAAGATCGACCGGTCGACCAGTATGCTGCACGTTTTCAGAGCGAACAGGCAGCGACGTTCGGTGCCTTTCATAAAGCGCAACTCGTTGGGGTCGTCACCGTTGTCTGCTCCGAGCTAGACAAGATGCGACATCGAGCCAATTTATTTGCGATGTACGTCACTCCAAGCATCAGAAAACAGCAGGTCGGACAGCAATTGGTACAAGAGGCATTACGGGCATTAGAGGAACGTCCTTGGATCGAGCAGGTTCATCTCTCGGTCGTTCGGACGAATGAAGCTGCTAAAGCCTTGTATCGGTCGCTTGGCTTCGAATCGTACGCGATTGAACCGCGGGCGTTGAAAATCGATAGTACCTATCATGATGAAGAACTCATGTGGTATCGGTTCTAA
- a CDS encoding FN3 associated domain-containing protein has translation MKYGSTFGKWALAGVLTAGILPQAGLVGAEGEGVILSEYIEGTSNNKAIELYNGSGQIIDLADYTLVQYTNGGPSESKITLSGKVDPGKTFVIANSSANADIKAKAQMTTGSLNFNGNDPVALKKGDVVLDIIGPIGSSVDFAKDTTLVRKSGVTSGVKTYEPSQWTSFPVDTLTNLGSHQTEAGDILVAPTATPVGEVERGDQVTLSGEGTIHYTVDGTTPTVDSPVYTSPITINDEVTIQAVAVKDGKTSAVSTFKYYIAPPITKISSIQGVAHTSSYADQLVRTTGVVTYVVDANNFYMQDPNPDNDSRTSEGILVYAKNHGAAVGQKVATTGYVKEWILGGYSDKFDTDLAVTEISTVNLVKGALNEGLPASIVLGDKGVLIPTQVVDNDSFTQFDPEEDAIDLYESLEGMRVALPNAIVTGPQANRTIPVRTQTDANKVYTKRGTPILTKDNVNPERLFVEMGSSSYRAKAGDTFDGTIEGVMSYNYSAYKVLAKVADLPKLVTSEAERQPTNIETGESRLTVASYNVENFASTADAGKVDRVSEGIATFLKTPDIVGLTEMQDNDGATDSGTVDASKSFETLIAAIEGKTGVRYAYTDIAPEDKKDGGQPGGNIRVGFLYNPARVSLAPGEKGGATEAVSVENGKLTKNPGRIQPTDPNFASSRKPLVAEFLFNGDSYHVIVNHFNSKGGDGADFGKNQPVVRKSEVQRHAIANIVQNFVSELKTEVKDSNVVVLGDLNDFQFSETLDILKGKNLWNTVDDLPKSERYSYVYNGNAQVLDHILISNNLKSYTSSDIVNINSDYMEADGSASDHDPAIISIQGAQTAVPVKGTAEVGIWRAVQKGKHIFIERKLGRNWDKASETHADQQGELLALRVSQGRPYIQVKTIKGKTIWLELSNKYKLAETTKYQ, from the coding sequence ATGAAATACGGCAGTACGTTTGGAAAGTGGGCATTGGCCGGAGTATTGACTGCAGGAATCCTTCCACAAGCGGGTCTTGTCGGGGCAGAAGGCGAAGGCGTCATCTTGTCTGAATACATAGAAGGAACAAGTAACAACAAGGCAATCGAGCTATACAATGGATCGGGGCAAATCATTGATTTAGCAGACTATACACTCGTTCAATACACGAACGGTGGACCATCTGAGTCCAAAATCACATTATCGGGGAAAGTAGATCCAGGTAAAACATTCGTTATCGCGAATTCAAGTGCGAATGCAGACATCAAAGCAAAAGCGCAAATGACGACGGGTTCGTTGAACTTCAACGGAAATGATCCGGTTGCATTAAAAAAGGGCGACGTTGTCCTTGATATCATCGGACCGATCGGTTCATCCGTTGATTTCGCAAAAGACACGACACTTGTTCGGAAATCAGGTGTTACATCAGGTGTTAAGACGTATGAACCATCACAGTGGACGAGCTTTCCTGTCGATACACTGACGAATCTCGGTAGCCATCAGACGGAAGCCGGCGATATTCTCGTTGCACCAACGGCTACTCCAGTCGGTGAGGTCGAGCGTGGGGATCAAGTGACACTGTCAGGTGAAGGAACGATCCATTATACAGTTGATGGTACGACACCGACTGTTGACAGTCCGGTTTACACATCACCGATTACGATCAATGACGAAGTGACGATTCAAGCGGTTGCTGTCAAGGACGGGAAAACGTCAGCTGTCTCGACATTCAAGTACTACATCGCACCACCAATCACTAAAATCAGCAGTATCCAAGGCGTCGCGCACACATCATCATACGCAGATCAACTCGTCCGGACGACGGGTGTCGTCACGTATGTCGTTGATGCGAACAACTTCTACATGCAGGATCCAAATCCGGATAACGACAGCCGGACATCAGAAGGTATTCTCGTCTACGCGAAAAACCACGGTGCTGCCGTTGGACAAAAGGTCGCGACGACAGGTTACGTCAAGGAATGGATCCTTGGCGGATACAGCGATAAATTCGATACGGATCTAGCCGTTACGGAAATCAGTACGGTCAATCTCGTAAAGGGTGCGCTCAACGAAGGGTTACCAGCGAGCATCGTCCTTGGTGATAAAGGCGTCTTGATTCCGACTCAAGTCGTCGATAACGATTCCTTCACTCAGTTTGACCCGGAAGAAGATGCGATTGATTTATACGAAAGCTTAGAAGGCATGCGTGTTGCTTTACCGAACGCGATCGTCACAGGACCACAAGCGAACCGGACGATCCCAGTTCGTACACAAACAGACGCAAACAAGGTCTACACGAAACGTGGCACACCGATTCTGACGAAGGACAACGTCAATCCGGAGCGCTTGTTCGTGGAGATGGGAAGTTCATCGTATCGTGCGAAAGCCGGAGACACATTCGATGGAACGATTGAGGGTGTCATGAGCTACAACTATTCGGCTTACAAAGTACTCGCAAAAGTAGCAGACCTTCCGAAACTCGTTACGAGCGAAGCGGAACGTCAGCCGACGAACATCGAAACGGGTGAATCACGCCTGACTGTCGCTTCATACAATGTCGAGAACTTTGCTTCGACAGCGGATGCCGGAAAAGTCGATCGTGTCTCGGAAGGCATCGCGACATTCCTGAAGACACCAGACATCGTTGGTTTGACAGAGATGCAGGATAACGACGGCGCAACAGATAGCGGCACAGTCGACGCTTCGAAATCATTTGAGACATTGATCGCAGCGATCGAAGGAAAAACAGGTGTCCGGTATGCGTATACGGACATCGCACCAGAAGATAAAAAGGACGGCGGGCAACCAGGCGGAAACATCCGTGTCGGGTTCCTCTACAATCCAGCGCGTGTATCACTCGCACCAGGAGAAAAAGGTGGAGCGACGGAAGCCGTGTCAGTTGAAAATGGTAAGCTGACGAAAAACCCGGGTCGCATTCAGCCGACGGATCCGAACTTCGCGAGTTCGCGGAAACCGCTCGTCGCGGAATTCCTCTTTAATGGTGATTCATATCATGTCATCGTCAACCACTTCAACTCAAAAGGTGGCGATGGAGCTGACTTCGGTAAAAACCAACCGGTCGTTCGTAAGAGTGAAGTCCAGCGTCATGCGATTGCGAACATCGTCCAAAACTTCGTTTCTGAATTGAAGACGGAAGTCAAAGATTCGAATGTCGTCGTTCTTGGTGACCTCAACGACTTCCAGTTTTCAGAAACGTTAGACATCCTGAAAGGGAAAAATCTCTGGAACACAGTCGATGATCTTCCAAAATCTGAGCGTTACTCGTACGTCTACAACGGAAATGCTCAAGTACTCGACCATATCTTAATTTCGAATAACTTGAAGTCGTATACATCGTCGGATATCGTCAACATCAACTCGGATTACATGGAAGCAGACGGTAGCGCGAGTGACCACGATCCAGCGATCATCTCGATTCAAGGTGCACAAACGGCAGTACCGGTCAAAGGAACGGCAGAAGTCGGTATCTGGCGTGCTGTTCAAAAAGGAAAACATATCTTCATTGAACGTAAATTGGGTCGCAACTGGGATAAAGCCAGTGAAACACACGCCGATCAACAAGGTGAATTGCTCGCACTTCGCGTGTCACAAGGGCGTCCATACATTCAAGTGAAGACAATCAAAGGCAAAACGATCTGGCTTGAATTGTCGAACAAATACAAACTAGCTGAAACAACGAAATACCAATAA
- a CDS encoding SH3 domain-containing protein, with amino-acid sequence MNTTSFSKTLKVFASFLIVFSIVLTSLPMAEAATTKATTYRLSTDSYLYDKTASSRKRLLTIKTGTVVSSTYASGSFRRVTYAGKTGYVASKYLTLYEKKQTVSGQRYLVLKKTPIKKTAVDTATTIGTLNEEDVYYTSQRVTNPYGETWYRVKYDGKTGYVAAGAKAVAYKKVTNTTLKTIDAYILRQYAGTGYPKVQTIPSGKDVKVVGRIEKWVSIQYDGKTGYMHQDAFASSEKQNVTLIPQTRYQTKSVTPLYSQAEAKQSLASLPKGTVVTSNAKTAIYHQVTYAGKTGYVLSATLAEYTEKTKLPSSRFLLTSPLVIRTTPAANGEALATLSAGNVYYTKTRVTNPLGETWHQVSKEGKIGFVLANQGTAIAYETESNLSLKTTASTAIRSYAGPSYATVQTIPSNTVIKISGRIGNWYRVSYNGKTGYAASNTFTTLATKQTISGARFELENTVSIKSSPDAQASTLATLQSGDIYYTTQLVTSKGQQWHRVSKDGKTGYIPVNQGKSVQYQSDRIVMQTTASTPLRSYAGNTYATVKTIPSGTSITVTGMIDDWYRVTYSGKTGYIASRYAKEKVMTQSIPSSYYRLERTVEVKASHHATAETVVRLSSGDVYTTNQVVTNGRSEQWHQLTVDGKTGYVQINQGSPVTYESVNNHRYQATTDTTLQSDAGSAYATVTKLPKAAVVQVTGSLDQWLKISYAGKNGYVLKSTLTPYTETKKITGARFLANESLVVKQAPDDQASNVTTLAFGNVYYTSALITSYTNTSWHKVTIDGKTGYIRTGQNTSSIKYESKDKMYVRATSDAALRSYVGSSYNVIKTIPKNLVVTVSGQIGDWYKISYDGKSGYAYKGAFVTTSSKLNVYNSVATPYTFDTFISAQMKLNPPPQTDIYKDKLMYVSTGYVRLGGALDPVNGTIATVTATTPLNIRSGASTASHVYGQFQPGRMIRVYQSVSGFYTTKPRVYTSATSGYSTIQWLNALETDVRDVADPLKVDRNSSAFYQFLDLSKTTGASAATLDKMLANVTKGLGIFNKCSNGSCGQAFIDAGQKYSVNEAYLISHALLETGNGQSTLAMGVTWNGRKVYNMYGIGAYDYDAINTGAAYAYKMGWFTPEAAIVGGAEFISTKYIHNEYGQNTLYKMRWSPMRPGSHQYATDMGWAVKQTSRIYSLYQQMDSYTAVFDIPVFAR; translated from the coding sequence TTGAACACGACATCATTCTCGAAGACCTTGAAGGTGTTCGCAAGCTTTCTCATCGTTTTTAGCATCGTTTTGACATCTCTTCCGATGGCTGAAGCAGCAACGACGAAAGCGACGACCTACCGTCTGTCTACCGATAGTTATCTGTACGATAAGACGGCATCTTCTCGGAAACGCTTGTTGACGATCAAGACCGGAACTGTCGTTTCATCCACGTATGCTTCTGGCTCGTTCAGAAGGGTCACATATGCTGGAAAAACGGGATATGTCGCGTCGAAATACCTCACGCTGTATGAAAAGAAACAAACCGTTTCAGGACAGCGCTACCTCGTCCTCAAAAAGACACCGATCAAAAAGACAGCAGTGGATACTGCAACGACGATCGGCACGTTGAACGAAGAGGATGTGTACTACACGTCACAACGTGTGACGAATCCATATGGCGAGACATGGTACCGCGTCAAATATGACGGCAAGACAGGCTATGTCGCAGCTGGCGCAAAAGCGGTCGCGTATAAAAAGGTGACGAACACGACCTTAAAAACGATCGATGCTTACATCTTGCGTCAGTACGCTGGAACAGGTTATCCCAAAGTTCAGACCATTCCATCTGGAAAAGACGTCAAAGTCGTCGGTCGGATCGAAAAATGGGTCAGTATCCAGTACGACGGGAAGACAGGCTACATGCATCAAGATGCGTTCGCCTCTTCTGAAAAGCAAAATGTGACATTAATTCCACAAACACGGTATCAGACAAAAAGTGTGACACCACTTTACAGTCAAGCCGAGGCAAAACAAAGTCTAGCGAGTCTACCAAAAGGTACGGTCGTCACCTCGAATGCTAAGACGGCAATCTATCACCAAGTCACATATGCCGGAAAGACAGGGTATGTCTTATCCGCTACGTTGGCAGAATACACAGAAAAAACAAAGCTTCCGTCTTCACGCTTCTTGTTGACATCACCACTCGTCATCAGAACGACACCTGCTGCGAATGGAGAAGCACTTGCGACACTGAGTGCCGGAAACGTCTATTATACGAAAACACGTGTGACGAATCCGCTCGGCGAAACATGGCATCAAGTATCGAAGGAAGGTAAAATCGGATTCGTACTAGCCAATCAAGGGACAGCGATTGCATACGAAACTGAATCAAACCTCTCTTTAAAAACGACGGCATCGACGGCGATTCGTTCGTATGCTGGTCCATCGTATGCAACAGTACAAACGATTCCGAGCAATACCGTCATCAAAATTTCTGGACGGATCGGGAATTGGTACCGTGTCAGTTATAACGGTAAAACGGGATATGCCGCATCAAACACGTTTACGACACTTGCGACGAAACAAACGATTTCAGGCGCCCGCTTCGAACTGGAAAACACGGTTTCCATCAAATCTTCACCCGACGCACAAGCATCGACACTTGCAACACTGCAGAGCGGTGACATCTATTACACGACACAGCTCGTCACGTCAAAAGGACAGCAATGGCATCGTGTCAGTAAGGATGGAAAGACGGGCTACATTCCTGTCAACCAAGGCAAGAGTGTGCAGTACCAATCGGACCGGATCGTCATGCAGACGACGGCTTCGACTCCACTTCGCTCGTATGCCGGAAACACTTACGCGACCGTTAAAACGATTCCTTCTGGTACAAGCATTACTGTCACTGGAATGATCGACGACTGGTATCGTGTGACGTACAGCGGGAAGACGGGTTATATCGCTTCACGTTACGCTAAGGAAAAAGTCATGACGCAATCGATTCCTTCTTCTTATTATCGCCTTGAACGTACCGTCGAAGTGAAAGCATCGCACCATGCGACAGCAGAAACCGTCGTTCGCCTTTCTTCTGGAGACGTCTACACGACGAATCAAGTCGTCACGAATGGTCGTTCCGAGCAATGGCATCAACTGACAGTCGATGGGAAGACCGGCTACGTTCAAATCAATCAAGGTTCACCGGTCACCTATGAGAGTGTTAATAACCATCGCTATCAAGCAACGACGGATACGACACTCCAGTCGGATGCCGGTTCAGCCTATGCGACAGTGACGAAGCTGCCAAAAGCAGCCGTCGTTCAAGTAACAGGCAGTCTCGATCAGTGGTTAAAGATCAGCTACGCTGGGAAAAATGGCTATGTCTTAAAATCAACACTGACACCGTATACCGAAACGAAAAAGATCACAGGTGCACGCTTCTTGGCGAATGAATCGCTCGTCGTCAAACAAGCACCGGACGATCAAGCATCGAATGTCACGACACTCGCGTTCGGAAATGTCTATTACACTTCTGCTTTGATCACGTCGTACACGAACACGTCGTGGCATAAAGTAACGATCGACGGGAAAACGGGTTATATCCGTACCGGACAAAATACGTCATCGATCAAATATGAATCAAAGGACAAAATGTATGTACGGGCAACATCAGACGCTGCCTTACGGTCTTACGTTGGTAGCTCCTATAATGTCATCAAGACGATTCCGAAAAACCTCGTCGTTACTGTCTCCGGTCAAATCGGTGATTGGTATAAGATTTCTTATGATGGAAAAAGTGGGTACGCGTATAAGGGGGCGTTCGTGACGACTTCTTCGAAATTAAACGTCTATAACTCTGTCGCGACACCGTATACGTTCGATACCTTCATCAGCGCCCAGATGAAACTGAACCCACCACCACAAACGGATATCTATAAAGATAAATTGATGTATGTCAGTACGGGTTACGTCCGTCTCGGCGGCGCACTTGATCCAGTCAATGGAACAATTGCGACTGTCACAGCGACGACACCACTTAACATCCGCTCTGGTGCTTCGACGGCGAGTCACGTCTACGGTCAGTTCCAACCTGGTCGAATGATTCGCGTCTATCAATCAGTCAGTGGCTTCTATACGACAAAGCCACGTGTCTACACGAGTGCGACAAGTGGTTACTCAACGATCCAATGGTTGAATGCACTGGAAACGGACGTCCGTGATGTTGCCGATCCACTGAAAGTCGACCGCAACTCTTCTGCCTTCTATCAGTTCCTCGATCTCTCGAAAACGACAGGAGCATCGGCTGCGACACTTGATAAGATGTTAGCGAACGTAACAAAAGGACTCGGGATCTTCAACAAGTGTAGCAACGGTAGTTGTGGACAAGCGTTCATCGATGCTGGTCAAAAATACAGCGTCAACGAAGCTTACTTGATCTCACACGCTTTACTTGAGACAGGCAATGGACAATCGACACTCGCAATGGGTGTGACATGGAATGGACGTAAAGTCTATAACATGTACGGAATCGGTGCGTATGATTATGATGCGATCAACACCGGAGCTGCTTATGCCTATAAAATGGGCTGGTTTACACCAGAAGCGGCAATCGTCGGTGGTGCTGAATTCATCAGCACGAAGTACATCCATA